agaaaacaGAGAGGTTGATAACTCCGTTGAGATCACACAGCTAGAGAGCGGTTGGGCTGGAAAATGACACTCTACTCCAAAAAACTATGATTTGTGCCTGTTCTTAAATGCAGCACTGTTGACTGCTTTAAATACTAAAGGTGACGTCAGAATGACATGACATCAACCCAGTGTAGTGCCACTTGCCTGCAACCCCAAcactcagaaagtagaggcaaATTCAGAATTTGCCTCCAGAGTGCATAATGAGtctctgtcttagaaaacaaaacaaaacaaaacaaaaaaattgctaTCTGGTAACACTTCTTTGTAGTTGGTGTGAACGGTATGTGTGTGCTCTTGAGTGTGGATGGACACtcttgtgtatgtgaatgtatgttagaggccagaggataacaATAGGCATCAAactcaattgctctccaccttaacttttgagagagggtctcttgTTGAACCTGTAGCTTGCTGATTTGACAAAGCTGACTGGCCAGGAAGCTCCCAGAACTCTCTTGTCCCTACTCCAGCTTCTACCTCAATACGCTACCATGCCTACTTTTTAaaaggtgctgggaatccaaatgCAAGCTCCCACACTCGCAtggcaagctctttacccacggagccatcttcccTGACCGGGATGCCCTTCCTGGGgtgatttttaatttatgcaGATTTTTACCTGCTTTTACCCTTAATTTCCACATGCATGTACTGTATTCCCTTCTACTGATAGCCAGGTTAGAGAAGGGCATAGAGTTCAGGAAGGATCTGAAAGGATTTCTTTGACTTCATCATCCTTTCTCATTGTCGCCAATACTAGGTGTCCCCCGTTCTTGAACAGCCATAACGATGGAGGTGCTTCCCAAGGCCCTGGAGGTAGATGAGAGGTCACCAGAGTCCAAGGACCTGCTACCCAGCCAGACAGCCAGCTCCCTGTGCATCAGCTCCAGAAGCGAGTCTGTCTGGACCACCACCCCCAGAAGCAACTGGGAAATCTACCACAAGCCCATCATCATCATGTCAGTGGGCGCTGCCATTCTGCTCTTCGGCGTGGCCATCACCTGTGTGGCCTACATCTTGGAAGAGAATCATAAGGTTGTGCAAGTGCTCAGGATGATAGGGCCTGCCTTCCTGTCCTTGGGACTCATGATGCTGGTGTGTGGGCTGGTGTGGGTCCCCATAATcaaaaagaagcagaagcaaaggcagaagtCCAACTTCTTCCAAAGCCTCAAGTTCTTCCTCCTGAACCGCTGATGACGGGTTGTCCAGAAGATCTGCTGACCAATAAGCAGCCTCCTACCTTCTCTGTAGGTACCACAAAGTTGATCCAGGCAAACCCTCCTCTTGGCCCTATGGACAGGATAGAGCTCAGGGCTTCACCCTCATACAACCTAGCATAGTTGCTGGCTGAGTCTCACCTGATTCCCATTGCTGTGGATGCGGCGCCCTTGGATACTCTCATTACCCTCATCCCTGGCACCTGCATTTCAGCCATCATCCATCCCATTCTCTCTGCCAAGGGCAATTCGTGCATGCTGGGAAATTCTTTGGGGGTTGACTACATTCCCAAGGAGAACTTGtatgttacagttgtgtgccTGATCTTAGATTCCCATCTGCATCCTTCTGGAACCAAGAGTGACCAAGCAGATAAGGCTTACTACAGTTTCACTGGGTTTGACAGCCTTGGTTCCCTCCTTGGATGGGACACTGACTAACATTACAAGAGGAAGGACATGTCTCATGTATCACACATTCCAAAATCTGGACAGtgatggggatggggtgagggaaaCACTGTCTAGACAGACCATTCCTCGGGGAGTCATCTGGAATTTATACAGCCAAGGAAGTTAGCTCCTAAATATATGGTATTGGCACAAGAGGTAATATGCAGGCTAAGAGGTATCGCCGATTCCCCTTGAGCCTCCAATGCCCTTCTTGCAGAACGCCTTCATATTAGCAATTAGCCAAGAATTAGCTCATTGTTCTAACTTCCTTCCCCACCACATCTGTGCGTATACACAGCTCCAGAACAGAAGGATAGAAGGTCACAGATGGGACCTGTAAGACCATCTCCCCCTCCTGTCAATCAAGACCTAACCTGAGATTGATGCCATGTCTGACTCACGCTGCATGAGGTTTTAGAGTTAGGttcaatgagaagaaaaatccCAGCTTCCCTCATCCCTGTTACTCCCTACCAAACAAGCAAGTATTTATTGAGTTCCCTTCTCTGGGCCTAGGTCTCTGATGTCATCTTATTTCCAAAAGTGAAAGAGGGAGAAACATGGCCAAGCCAACTGGCAATCCTCCATGTTGAGTTCTTAGGGTGACCACGGGAACACATGGATCTAACAAATACAGGGAGATAGATTTCTGGAGACCATGTTCACCCCTGCTGAATATGAAGGGGAAGGAAGTGTTTGGAATGAGTAAAATGTGCAAGGTAGTCAGCAACTGCCTCGCATGTGGAGAAGCTAGGGGGAACGAGACAGGGTGGAGTTAGGATTCCGCATAGCTCCCGGATGTTATTCCATTCTCTCTTGCCTACTTCCTCCCATGCCTTCCCCCCAAGGGCCTTACATCCAGCTACTCCTTGGTGCAGGCTCCTGGGATCAATAGGGATTGGGAGAGGCATCTCCAGAGGGCCTAACAAGTAGATATATCCCAAGAGGTAAGTGCCCTCAAAACTTTATTATAGACACCAAGAAGCCTTTAGGCAAAAGACCAGGTGCCTATAAGAGATTTCCAAAGCTGTTCCAGGCAAGGCCAGGCCAGAGAGCAGAGGAAGTACCTGGTATCAGACTGAGTGACAAGAACTGCATTGGTTCAGGTTGACTCTTCATCCTTAACCTTTGGGCATTTGGAAACGCTATGGCAAACAACCTCCAACGGGTCTCCAGATATCTCAGTCATTCACAGTACTTCTATAGGCAGTCAGAATCCATCTTTGTTCCTGTTGCATTGTGGGACATTCCTTGGAGGAAGTGTTTGTTTTGTggaatcaacacacacacacacacacacacacacacacacacacacacacacactgactcccTAATTAAAAAGTCAGAGTTTGGGAAGCTTCTGGCCTTTCAAAGCTCACTGAAGAAGATCATGTTCCTCATAAAGACTCACATCATCGAGCCCAGGTTCTGCAGTCCACCCACTCCCTGAATACAGGCAGGTCAGAACCAACCTTGGGGTTATTGAAATGCTGCCTAGTGCCTCCACGGATGTCTAATGCCTCCATGACAGGGCTTTCAGACCACTCCTCTCTCCTGACATGGAAGGACAGCCCTGTGATGGAGCCTCTCAACCTTCTGTGCCTTCGTGAAAGGGAACACACAGATGAGCTCACAGCCAGCTCACTTGGAATCCACACCCCATGCACCTCATTGACCTGAGAGCTCATTGTCTGGGCAGAGCTGTGGGAAGAAGGTCTTTGCAGAGACATCACTGTCAAGTATGTCTCAACGGAAGGGAGTTTGGGGATAATCACAATGCCAGGAAATCTTCAAGTTCTAGACATCTTTCACAGCCACATCAGTACCTGCGATCAAGACTGCACCAAACTCCCCACAAAAGTGAGGGTCAGGAAGTAAGCAGAGTCACCCCCAAAGTAGCACATCTCAGAAAGTTTTGTCAAAGACCATTGCCTCAtgaaagcgggggggggggggggggggaatctgtgAGTGCAGCCAGGTTGGATGCCATGTCTCTGCAACAAAGCATTCTGGGTAATGATTTCAGTCATCTCAGAAGACAAGAGCAGCACCATCCCACTGGACTGTATTACGGACTTCTCCTGTCACTCTTCTGTTTTGGAGAATTTAATCTAACCCAACGCCTAATGGAATCAATGTTGTATTGAACTGTTTTCTGTTTAACAGTGCCTGCCATATTCATTCTTCTCTACCAGGCATTCCAAGGCTGCCCTCACCCCTGCCCACTTCTAAAATACACCCTCATTGCTACATTTCCCTTCTCAAGAAGGCTGccagggaaaataaaaacagagccaGTTTCATGCGTGGCTCCTCAGGAGCATCCTTGCGACTGGTAGCTCTACTCTGAGACGATGGTGGCACAGAGGGATCCCACAAGTTCAATATAGAGACCCAAAACTTAACCTgaagaaagaacattccagaactaATCTGTGGTCTAGATGAGGCAAGCAGAGCTCAGGAGAGATGCtccaaatgcaaatcaaagtagGAAATGATCCATTTGGAGCTGACTTTCCTCTCCCACCCTAGAAGCCTATCTGTGCTTAGCCTGCGTGAGGACAGCTGTTCATGCCTGAGACTTCATTCTGACAGTCCCAGGCAGCTCAGAGACTCTGCTGGCCCAAGCCAGAACTTTCACTCTGTAACCAAGTTCCTTAGGTCTGTGGGCAGGACTTCAGTCTGAGAAGGACTATGCTGTTTTCCCGAAACCTGCAGGTACAGATGAGAGGAACCTTAGGCCACTCATAATCTAGGTCTTAGACACTAAAGGAAAGACAGGTTCACTAAAGGGTACCCCCAAATGAGACCATCTCCCACTGTCCTGCAGGTTCCTCTGGAAAAGCCACTAAagtgactgtaaaaaaaaaggtgggggagaggaagggtcATTGTCAATGTCCTTCAGTCACACATACTAAGCTGGAATGGTCTTCAATAAATGACAAAACACTGGTGGGTTTGGGACTGTGTGTTTTTCCTGGGCTGCACCGGGAACCCTTTGCAGCCTCAGCTGCACCAGTGACCTCTCAGGCTCTGGCTCctcccttcttctgtttcttcttcacaCATCTCTAGCAAACATTTCAATTACCCAAGCCCACAGCCAAACCTGGATGAGTAATGAAAGCTCTGACCTCAGAAACAATGGGGATAATCCCTAGAGAAGAAAGACCAGgggatcctcaggtaatactacaAGATGatcacagtggggggggggggggggtggacgcTCAGATGGTTGTTCCCAAGCCAGCCTCTGGAATACAGAGATGCCAGGTGTTCACATCAGACCTAGGGGGAGGAGAACCAGGCTAGTAGGAGAAGATAACGCCCACCTTGACCTCTGGTCCTGTTCAATTTTGCAGTCTTTCACTGAAACCCATCCATCTCAGCCTTGAAATTCTGATATAGGTGCATGTTTGGAGAATATGCTCGGGGTTGGGGGGCCAAGGGCTCCCCACACTTCTGCCTATCTACACTGTTCAGAAATCCAACCTTCAACACACCAGCGTTAAGTATGGTTCTGCCCCTTTCTGAAACTTTTCCTTCAGCAGTCCCCATCTTTTCTTTACTGTTCtccaggcctggagagatagctcagtggttaaaaacactggctactcttcaaCAAGACcccagttcagtccccagtaccctcatggtggctcgcaaccatctgtaactctggttccaggggatccaatgcccttttctggcctctgtaggcccTGGTTGTGGATAtacacatgcagtcaaaacacatgtacacaaaaaattaaaataaacaaaccttaaGAAAAAATTCAACAGTTCTCTGAATGACTTATGTGACAATGACTTTGTGGCTATGTAGAAGGATGACCCCCGAAACCATCTCCATGCATCTGATTTTGGATGAATGGTTGTGTTAGCTTCCTACTGAGactatttaaaatgtgttatcCTACACCTCTGGAGGCCTGAAGTCCAAGGTGAATCTCAGAGGGCTAAAAACAAGGCATGGTCAGGACCGCCATTTCCTCTAGAGGGCCCAGGGAGGAATTCATCCCCTACTTTATACAGCTTGCATTGGCTGTCCGTGTTCCCATTTGTAGACTCCTTTTCcagagagagaaatttgaaggGTTTGGCTTGCAAAGTCATCCCATCTGCTCTTGTCTCCTCCCGGCCTCATAAAGAATTTTGCTCTGGGCCTTATGTGGGCCTCTTCTACTGAGACCTTATGTCAGGTTCACAGGGAGAGCCCAGGGAAAGCTCTCAAGCTCAGATTCTTTGTTCTAGCTGACTAATACTTACTTCTATGACAAAGCTCCACAGAGCAGGCGGCTTAGGCAGCAGACATtgtctgttcttgtggctatggAAGCTGAGAGGTGGTGGAAAGGGACCAGAGACGGTTTTCTTTGAGGCCAGCATCCTTGACTTACAGATGGCATGTCCTCTCTGTGTCTGGCTGTGGTCCCCTCGTCCATGCAAGTCTGTGGACCAATCTCATGTCCTTATAAGGACACCAGCCATGTTTGACCAACATTACCCACATGTTCCCCTTTAACATAAGTTACCTCTATAAAGACCTTGCCTCAGATACAGCTGCATTCTGGAAGCCTGGGGACAGGGACCTCAACACGTACGTTGGGTAGGGTGGAGCTCAACCTCTAATATTCTTTGCTACATCACCAAAGCCCTCTTCTCCAGGTTCTCCAACCTACCCACAAGTTCCAGGGATTCCAATCTGGCATCTTTGGGAGGCTCCGACATTCTGCCCGCCATAGAAATCTTCACCTGGGgattggagagatgtctcagtggttaagagcgcttactgctcttcccaaggatcTCAGCTCAGCTCCCAGAACCCGTGTGGAACAGGGAGTagtcacaagtgcctgtaactccagttccaaagactCTTAAAATCTTtgctggcctccttgggcacccaTACACAAGTGGCGTATATTCACATAGGAACATACATGTGGcccataagtaaaaataaaaaatatattgaaaagaaaagaaaagaaaggaaaagaaaaacttcgCAGAACACCTCCAATAGCTTATACTCAAACTGTTCTAAACTcaatcttttctcctttctatgtCTTACTTCAAAAAATGATATAACCCTTTGACATCGTTTGGCCAGAGAGCTGGAGCCTGGGAGGAAGCGTCAGAGAGTCTGACTTGCCTGTCTGGTATATTTTTCCCCAGTGtatatgtactggctggtttgtgtgttaacttgacacaagctggagttatcacagagaaaggagcctcccttgaggaaatgactctataagatccagctgtaaggcattttctcaattagtgatcaagggttgAAGGGTCTATTGTGGGttgtgccatccttgggctggtaatttggggttctataataaagcaagctgaacaaaccagggaaagcaagccagtaagtcacatccttccatggcctctgcatcagctcctgcttcctgacctgcttgatttcctgtcctgacctcctttggtgatgaacagcaatggggaagtgtaggctgaataaaccctttcctccccaacttggttctccgtcatgatgttttgtgcaggaatagaaaccttgactaaatAAAACCTCTATTTTATTAACCagataaatgtgatttttttttcccttgcagatACCCACTGGCCTCCCTGTTAAGAGCTGACCAGGGATTTGCATGTGAACAATTACTCAGGAAACAACAAAGAACATCTGCCTGAAGCCATTGTCCCTAATTCAGATTTAGATCTGATGGTGGGAGCTGCAACTGCCACCTCAAGTCCTCTAAGTGACCCTGAGAATGGAAGATGTTACCACATACATAACACAAGAGAAAGTGGAATGATGTCCGTGACCTTGGTGCTGTCTAGGGAGCTACTAGGTAACCTGGGGCCACCCAGGCTTCTCTTGCAAATAATTAAAAGGTCCATGGCTTCTTATGAACTCCAAATACACATTACTAGGTTGACATCTATTATACACTTTATAGTCATTGTTCATAGGTTCTACATCTGCAGATTCAACCAACGGAAGACTAACAATGAGAAAACTGTGTCCGTACTGAACACGTACAGACCTCTGACTGTCATTACCCTCTCTCAGTTAGAAAGCACAGTATTCACATAGCTTTTACACCGAATATCATACTCAAAGTCACCGGCATGTTCCTTAAACAGAAGGATGTGCCTAGGCTATCCGCAAATATGATGGCATTTTATGTGAGGGACTTGAGCATCTGTCGATTTCGATGTGAGAAGAGGTGCTGAGGAAGCAGAAACCCACAGTTACAGAGGAATGGAGGTACTTGGGGTCGGGGGGAGCCTGAAAACTTAAGTTCAAgtgaatgttgtttttttttttctttttctttttgctgtttctttcttctgtttgtacTTGAAAATGTTCTAATATcccaagagagaaggaagggagagtaAGTGGCAAAGGTTTCCCATTTGTGATCGCTCCCTCTCTGCCCTTTTTGAGGCAACAGAAACTTTTCCAGACCTGACACCCAGGTGGGGAAAAGTCAGTCACGCAGGGCTACAGAGTCACACAGGGTCCCTCAGGCTGCTCCACCTGTTCTaatgaggcagaggaaggtgaaggTCACTCCATGTAACCAGCCGTGGATAAAGagaacagatctctctctctctctctctctctctctctctctctctttctccctccctccctccctccctctccctctctctctctctctctttctccctccctccctcccttcctcctcccctccctctctttctctctctatttttctatccctccatccatctgtctgtctgtctgtctttcttgtgTCAATGTCTATTGCTGTCAAAACTAAGGTAAGCTCTCAGGAGGGCTCACCCTTGGGGAAAACTGTTTCTCAGCATACCTTAGGATCCTGCACTTCTCTGGCCACAGGGAGGCTCAGTGAGATTTTTCCTCATCCATGTTACCATGGCTGCTGCTTTTGTACTTGTTTGAGTCTTGTTTAGGAAGCCATATTGCTGAGGGATTGTGGGTGGgatttccctgtcatttctaaaaGACACTGTCGCACAGAtttcctggttctctggctctcaccatctttccattccctcttctgAGGCGTTCCTTGAGTCTTAGGTGCAGGTGTAGTGGTCAACcatgaaatcatatatatatatatatatatatatatatatatatatatatataacactaaATGGACTAGCAGgttgtgtttatatgtttaaaaataattaaaaataaaggtcaTGATTTTAagagggagcaaggaaggaagtGGAAAGATCCATGGGAGGgattgaagggaggaaaggaaagcgGGCACATGATGTAATAACTTTTTAAGAAGGTAAAAGGTGTggtgtcattttaattaaaaaaagaaaaaattaaggtAAGATAATCTTACTGAACATATGGCATGACATGAAATGTAGGCTAAGTATACAGACCCTAGATACAGCCTATACTTCCTACCTGGGGTCTTCCGGTTCCTTGATCATGGCCAAATTACTTTTCCATGGCCCTTATCTTCGCAACTGTGCGAaggttaataattaaaaaaaaattgcttgttTCCTTTGGCCCATTACTTGGGAATGTCCATAGAAGGCTCATATACCACACTGAATAAAGTTAACtgttaataataacaaaaggTAGCTCAAAGCTGACCAGACACGATTGGAATGGCCGGCATGATTTTGAATCAGGAGGGAATGTAAAATTTTGGCAAGTACTTGTGAGCTGATTGGAAGTAGAGAATTTGGGAAGGGAGCTGGTCACTGTGAACTACGCTCGCGAGCCAACAGGAGCATGTCAGAGCAAAGGTTTCCTCTGCCACGCCTGACGCCTCCCTCTGCCACTCCTGACAGACAGCAGCTCACGAGTCAGCACCACCTTGCCTTCTGCACTATCCCTCAAGGGTGCCTATTTCTTGGGACTGAGAAAGCTCACCCATTACTCCTCAGTAGCGAGGCTCTGCAGAACAGCAGTTGAGCCCTTGCATGAAGCTGTGACCATGTTCTGAGTAGAAGAGCCTGCAGGCTGAGCCTTGTAGGCTCAGATCTCTCTTCACAGGGCTATCCAGCTCTACATGGAACCACCACAGGCAGGAAGCTCTGGTCTCTGTAGTCAGGAAGCCCCATGACTTGAACTGAACAACTTTATTGGGTGGATAAAACAGTGAGGCTTGCTTGTTACAGCAGCCAACACTGCCCCACACATAGATCACTGTCATTGTCGCTGTTCATGGGTGCCACGCAGCCTGTCTACTCATCTCTTTCTGATTAGCTACAGGGTCCTACCTGTGTCCTCCCTTGGACTTACTCTCTTGCAATCCATGCTACATGCACCAGGGTAAATTTTTtcccatatatgcatacatatatgcatatttattttctgtgtgataCATGCTCCTTAAGTAGGCAAGGCcgggctcaaactcacagtgtGCTTGCCTCAAATCTCCTAAATGGAAAGACTGCAGGTGGGTAACATCACACCTGGCACCAAACACAAAATTCTTTCCCATCATTAACTCATTATCATTTTTAACTTAGCGTATAAGGTAATGAGTTTCacagtgacattttcatacattcaTATCATTGCATTCTGTTCACACGGATCCTCTTTCTGTATCAAATCCTTCCGTGGCTCCTCATCTTGTTGCGAGGTTGGGAGTTCTCCATCTGGCTTTTGAGTCCACATCTCCTGCCACCAACTTCCTGGCATCAAGGCAGGCTCCAACCCCCCTGTTGTGGTCTGAATAGGAAtggtctccataggctcatgttatttgaatgcttggtccttagGGAGCAGGTGCTAATTGAgagagattaggaggtgtgaccttgttggcttgggtgtggccttattggaggaagagtgtcactgagggtgggctttggggtttcaactgctcaaaccaggcccagtatcttcttcttcctgctgcctgccaatctaGATTTAGAACTCTCCACTACCTCTTAAACACCATGTCTAGCTGCAGtctaccatgttcctgccttgatgatacccCGGACTCAAACAGTATGTAAAAGCAGagtattttattctgcagaagttcagcatgctggggtctcccattctAAGATGGAGACAACCAAGTGaacttgcaggcctgatttaaagcacaatAGGGGGATTCTGGGGTGGGTGACCTATATCTTGCCCATTTCTAGGGGCATTCCAGAACCATTACTGGggcatgggggctggaaactgtcgctggggaggtctggaaactgttgctgacccattGCCCTTGATTCAGGCCAGATGGCAGGGCAGCTGAGGACGgggcagtttctgactagctgTTTGAAGTCTGGGTGTTTTTcctagtaactgacttgcctgaaTTTGCCCAGTTCTTAAGCCTAGTCTCTtgaactgccagtttgaagcctgtcttGGAGTCAGCCTAGCCGTCTCAATATGACGATAGCAATTACCCATCAGGTACCCCAAGATTAAATAAGAAAGGGTGCCGGAAGAATATATTCAGATAGTGTTGCCAGTACCCTGTAGTCCCCAATGTGATCTGTGGTCTCCTCCCCCACAAGTGTTGAAATCTAATTTTCAAGGTGATTGTATTGGGAGGTGGGGAATTGGAACAGTGATCAACTTATAGAGACAACCCTCTCCAGAAGAGACTCCAgaaaatcctctctctctctctctctctctctctctctctctctctctctctctctctctctctctctctctctctctctctctctctcccctctctctctctctctctctctctctctctctctctctctcccctctctctctctctctgccatgggAGATTACAAGAACCCAGGCAGCTGCCACCTGAAAGAGGCCTCTCACCTCAACCTGCTAAGCAGTCCTCTACTCCTgtcttccagccttttactcaTAAGAAGTGATGTATTGTTGTTTGAAAATCACTCAGTTTGACACTTTCCTAATGTGACTAAATATGGTCTAAGGCAGTAAACGTTCAATAAAACGCAGGCATCATGTTATCTTTGTCCCAGGAAACCCCATGCTATGGCCATAATACAAAGATTCCCAAGTCCTCAGGAATTTATTCTACCTTGAACATGTGAAGCCATAGATCAGGTTCATCCAGGCAAGGCTCTGAACAGAGAAATGCGGCAGCTGGGAACCCAAGTGAGTATCTCACCTGTGTGTTATTGTGATTATTAGAGACCCTCTTCTGCCTCAGGCTGATTTATATGTACACATCCCCACTCGGGGTTTGGCTCAGAATCCACATGACAACTCCAAGCATGTCATTCTGGAAAGACTCCATTGGGCCTCCttcacagggaagagagaagaaagagcccCATTGAATGTACCTGCAGGAGAGGGTGTGGCAGCtttctgggactgaactcagaaacCAGACTAAGGACTGGCACCAAAGACAAGGTCAAAGCAACGTTCTCAGGTTCAGCCCAACAAAAGGATAAGGGGAGGGAGGTAGTCcctgagaaagtgtgtgtgtgtgtgtgtgtgtgtgtgtgtagagagagagacagacagagaaacagacagacagagagaagttGGAGGTAGGGTGGGGTGAATGTATCCCCACAGGGTCAGACAAGCTGCTAGATACTGAGGTGTGCCTGCTCACTCTGGAGGAGTGATGAGATGCTGGCCAGGGAGTGATGCTCATGTGGGAAGGGCATGGGACAGCTTGCTAAGCCTTTTCCCATAGTCTGTGCAAGGCAACACCCTTTCAGTCCTTCACTCAACAAATGGCCACTGAGAACTTTCTAAACGCTGCTCTGGGCACCAAGTGGAAGGACATGTATGAACAGAGCAAAGCAGAGTAGGCCCATGTGAGCTGCAGATCTGGGGCATGTACACATGTCTGAATACCAAATACCTACAAGTACCATATCTTAGAGCCTTTGTCCCCATCGTGGCACTATTGAGAAAGGGTGGAAGCTTTAAGAGGAAGGGCCTCATAGAACAGAGTTAAAACCTCGAGGTCATGTCCTTGAAGGAAATACTGAGACCTcagcctctttctcttcctctcttt
This sequence is a window from Mus pahari chromosome 14, PAHARI_EIJ_v1.1, whole genome shotgun sequence. Protein-coding genes within it:
- the Pirt gene encoding phosphoinositide-interacting protein; translation: MEVLPKALEVDERSPESKDLLPSQTASSLCISSRSESVWTTTPRSNWEIYHKPIIIMSVGAAILLFGVAITCVAYILEENHKVVQVLRMIGPAFLSLGLMMLVCGLVWVPIIKKKQKQRQKSNFFQSLKFFLLNR